Part of the Syntrophales bacterium genome, TGTTTCAAAAAAGAGCGCGCTCATCAGGGGAAACATCTTGTAATGCAATTCTCTCGCCCGCAGCAAATCGCCGGCCTCAAAAGCATCAATCATGCCCGCCATATCAGCCGGTGCCACATTCGAAGTTACAGAAATGACTCCCTTTCCTCCAACGGCGAGGAGTGGAAGAACAGTGAAATCATCACCGGATAGAACAGCAAAATCATCGCCGCAACAACCTATGACTTCACTCACCTGAGTAAGTGATCCGGTTGCCTCTTTTATTCCGACAATATTACTAATCCGGGACAACCTGCCGACTGTTTCCGGTAAAAGATTGGTTCCCGTTCTGCTTGGAACATTATACAGAATAATAGGAATCGGAACTTCTTCAGCTATCATTTTATAATGCTGGTACAGACCTTCCTGTGTCGGCCTGTTGTAGTAGGGTGTTACCATCAATACCCCATCCACTCCCACCTTGTGGGCATGTTGTGTCAGTCTCAGAGCTTCTTTGGTACTGTTGGATCCCGTACCGGCAATAACAGGCACTCTCTTGTTGATCGCCTCTACCGCGATTTCAATAACCCTGTCATGTTCCTCATGTGACAGTGTAGCAGATTCACCCGTAGTCCCGCATGGAACTATGCCATCGGTCCCATTCTCTATCTGGAACTCGATAAGTTCCCTCAATGACTCCTCGTCTACCTTTCCATCCTTGAAAGGTGTGACAATTGCCACTATCGCGCCCTTAAACATAAATTCCTCCTTCTATCCTACTCTTTCCATTATTCGTAAAAATTCCATTAAAGGAGAGAGGGTTAACTTTTATCCTCTCAAAAATTCCGGTATCTCCTCCCCCTTGATCAGATCAGAATATTCTTCTCTTTCTCTTATAATATAATATCGATCATCCTTGACAAGAACCTCTGGTATTTTAGGTCTCGAATTATAGTTCGATGCCATGGTGAAACCGTAAGCACCAGCACTCATTACCGCAATAAGCTCCTCTTTATTTAACCTGGGGAGCATCCTCCCCCTTGCAAGAAAATCCCCCGACTCACAGATCGGCCCAACAACATCGGCAAGAAAACTCTCCCTGTCTCTCAACATTACAGGCTGAATGTTATGATATGAATCATAGAGACTGGGGCGTATCAAATCGTTCATTCCCGCATCGACTATAACAAAATTTTTATCAACATTGCTCTTGGTGTAAAGCACTTTGGAAACCAGTATCCCAGCATTGCCGACAATCACCCGTCCGGGCTCAAGTATGAAAGTGCACCCGATCTCATTCGAGGCATCGATGACTGCCCTCGCATACTCCTCGGGATCAGGGGGAGTTTCATTGTCGTATGTAATTCCGAGACCGCCCCCGAGGTCGAGATATTTTATATCAATATCCTCTTCCCTGAGAAGGCATATCAGCTTTTTTAAACGGTCAACGGCATCCAAAAAGGGGGAAATCTCTGTCACCTGCGAACCTATATGGCAATCCACCCCTATAATATTAATATGCTCTAATCTCTTTGCCTTACGGTATTCGTCCAGAGATTTTTCAACATCTATTCCAAATTTACTCTCCTTAAGGCCGGTTGCTATATGAGGATGTGTCATCGGATCGATATCCGGATTTATTCGTAAGGCGATCCCGGCTTTTTTACCAATCCTCCCTGCACAGTCATTTATCAATTCAAGTTCCTGGGAAGATTCAACATTAAACATCAGTATTCCGGCTTTGAGGGCACTCTCTATCTCATCCACTCTCTTTCCAACACCGGAATAAACTACCTTATTCGGATCAGCGCCTGCCCTGAGTGCGCGGTACAGCTCACCCCCGGAAACAACGTCCATTCCCCCGCCTTCATTCACAAATATTTTCAGTATAGCGATATTAGAATTGGACTTGACAGAAAAACAGATGATATGGGGAACATCAGCAAAGGCCGTATCAAAGACGCGAAAATGATGCGTCATAGACCCGTGGCTGTATAAATAAAATGGTGTGCCAACCTCTCTGGCAATATCATCCACCGGCACTTCTTCACACCATAGTTTATTGTCCACATAATTGAAGTAATTCATAGTTAAGCCATTCTGAATAAAGTCTCTCTGTGCCTCTGTGCCTTTGTGCCTAATACTTGATGCACTCGTAAAAAGTCAGTTTTTGTCACCCTGAATTCATTTCAGGGTCTCTAACTTATTGAAATATTTAGATGCTGAAACAAGTTCAGCATGACAAATGACACATTTTGAGACTTTTTGCGACTGCACTAATACTTAATTTCCGCAATGTTTGAATCACCACTGCAATACCCATCGGAATTACATATCTCAATCTTATAAGAATACAACCATCCTGCCTTTACCTTTGAATCAAGATAATTTATTTTCCCCTTTGCTTCCTTGAGCAGTTTTGGATCCCCGGAGGAAAGCTCGGCAATAAGTAAATATTCTCGCGGGCAGCCAACACAACTGTCACCTTCTACTTCCAGTGCACTTCTATATATCTTAAATTCGGCAACATCAGTGTTACTTTCCGGAACGCTCCAGGCAAGAACAATTTCCCCCTCGGCAATTTTGACGCTGAGATCATTAACCGCCTTCGGAATTTTGATTTCCGGCGGAACAGGATTCCCCTTTTTCCCGCAACCGAGATAGAATACCGTCAGGAAAAAGATGACTGCTATCAATGAAACATTTTTCACAGTATTATTTTTAATGACCGAACGCCCTCCCCACATAATTGTTTTTGGTTCTTCTCCCGATTAGTTGATGCAAAGGGTTCGAGGATTCAAGGATTCAAGGGGTCAAGTGCTCGGGGTTGTTTTTCTTCCATATCCTTCTGCTATGTTACTAAAAACAGAGACTGCTGCCCTCCTTATTTGCGATGTAAGGCCGTATCTTTATTCTTTAGGAAATCCTTTTGTTATTCTGTAAATTTCTAAACAAAGCTGATAGGATCTTTGCCAAACTTTTAACTCTTTATAATTCTTTAGCATTTCACTCGAACCCTTGACCCCTTGAATCCTTGAATCCTTATGATCCTACCAACTATTTTGGAGATGATCCTTGTTTTTAATCTTTACCTCTTGATTACCGTGCTTCATGCCTCTTTTTCAATCTCTTCAATCCGCTTCAGAACAACTTCTCTTGCTGTACCGCCATAACTTTTTTTTGAGCTGACAGAACCTTCCGCAGTTAAACATCCATAAACATCCTTGTCAAAACTGGAATGGAATTTCCTGAATTCTTCAATGGTCAGGTCAGACAGTTCCTTGTCATTTTCAAGACAGTACCCCACGATACGTCCCACTATCCCGTGTGATTTCCTGAAAGGAACGCCCTTCATCACCAGATAGTCGGCAACGTCTGTAGCTGTTGAAAATCCCCCGGCTGCCCCCTCCAGCATCCTCTCCTTCTTAAATTTCAGGTTCTTGGTCAT contains:
- the dapA gene encoding 4-hydroxy-tetrahydrodipicolinate synthase, producing the protein MFKGAIVAIVTPFKDGKVDEESLRELIEFQIENGTDGIVPCGTTGESATLSHEEHDRVIEIAVEAINKRVPVIAGTGSNSTKEALRLTQHAHKVGVDGVLMVTPYYNRPTQEGLYQHYKMIAEEVPIPIILYNVPSRTGTNLLPETVGRLSRISNIVGIKEATGSLTQVSEVIGCCGDDFAVLSGDDFTVLPLLAVGGKGVISVTSNVAPADMAGMIDAFEAGDLLRARELHYKMFPLMSALFFETNPIPVKAALAMMGKIEYELRLPLPKMSDANYERLRKVVSDYGLI
- the lysA gene encoding diaminopimelate decarboxylase, with the translated sequence MNYFNYVDNKLWCEEVPVDDIAREVGTPFYLYSHGSMTHHFRVFDTAFADVPHIICFSVKSNSNIAILKIFVNEGGGMDVVSGGELYRALRAGADPNKVVYSGVGKRVDEIESALKAGILMFNVESSQELELINDCAGRIGKKAGIALRINPDIDPMTHPHIATGLKESKFGIDVEKSLDEYRKAKRLEHINIIGVDCHIGSQVTEISPFLDAVDRLKKLICLLREEDIDIKYLDLGGGLGITYDNETPPDPEEYARAVIDASNEIGCTFILEPGRVIVGNAGILVSKVLYTKSNVDKNFVIVDAGMNDLIRPSLYDSYHNIQPVMLRDRESFLADVVGPICESGDFLARGRMLPRLNKEELIAVMSAGAYGFTMASNYNSRPKIPEVLVKDDRYYIIREREEYSDLIKGEEIPEFLRG